From the Pongo pygmaeus isolate AG05252 chromosome X, NHGRI_mPonPyg2-v2.0_pri, whole genome shotgun sequence genome, one window contains:
- the PBDC1 gene encoding protein PBDC1 isoform X1 yields the protein MAATSGTDEPVSGELMSVAHALSLPAESYGNDPDIEMAWAMRAMQHAEVYYKLISSVDPQFLKLTKVDDQIYSEFRKNFETLRIDVLDPEELKSESAKEKWRPFCLKFNGIVEDFNYGTLLRLDCSQGYTEENTIFVFRTKKERKESTMEKKKELTVEKKRTPRMEERKELIVEKKKREESTEKTKLTKEEKKGKKLTKKSTKVVKKLCKVYREQHSRSYDSIETTSTTVLLA from the exons ATGGCGGCCACCAGTGGAACTGATGAACCG GTTTCCGGGGAGTTGATGTCTGTGGCACATGCGCTTTCTCTCCCAGCAGAGTCGTATGGCAACGAT CCTGACATTGAGATGGCTTGGGCCATGAGAGCAATGCAGCATGCTGAAGTCTATTACAAG CTGATTTCATCAGTTGACCCACAGTTCTTGAAACTCACCAAAGTGGATGACCAAATTTACTCTGAGTTCCGGAAAAATTTTGAGACCCTTAGGATAGATGTATTGGACCCAGAAGAACTCAAGTCAGAATCAGCCAAAGAG AAGTGGAGGCCATTCTGCTTGAAGTTTAATGGGATTGTTGAAGACTTCAACTATGGTACTTTGCTGCGACTAGATTGTTCTCAGGGCTACACTGAGGAAAACACCATCTTTG TGTTCAGgacaaagaaggagagaaaggagtcaacaatggagaagaaaaaagagctGACAGTGGAGAAGAAGAGAACACCAAGaatggaggagagaaaggagctgatagtggagaagaaaaagagggaggaatCAACAGAGAAGACAAAACTgacaaaggaggagaaaaagggaaagaagctGACAAAGAAATCAACAAAAGTGGTGAAAAAGCTATGTAAGGTATACAGGGAACAGCACTCTAGAAGCTATGACTCAATTGAGACTACAAGTACCACGGTGCTACTTGCATAG
- the PBDC1 gene encoding protein PBDC1 isoform X3, whose protein sequence is MAATSGTDEPVSGELMSVAHALSLPAESYGNDPDIEMAWAMRAMQHAEVYYKLISSVDPQFLKLTKVDDQIYSEFRKNFETLRIDVLDPEELKSESAKEPPGYNSLPLKLLGTGKAITKLFISVFRTKKERKESTMEKKKELTVEKKRTPRMEERKELIVEKKKREESTEKTKLTKEEKKGKKLTKKSTKVVKKLCKVYREQHSRSYDSIETTSTTVLLA, encoded by the exons ATGGCGGCCACCAGTGGAACTGATGAACCG GTTTCCGGGGAGTTGATGTCTGTGGCACATGCGCTTTCTCTCCCAGCAGAGTCGTATGGCAACGAT CCTGACATTGAGATGGCTTGGGCCATGAGAGCAATGCAGCATGCTGAAGTCTATTACAAG CTGATTTCATCAGTTGACCCACAGTTCTTGAAACTCACCAAAGTGGATGACCAAATTTACTCTGAGTTCCGGAAAAATTTTGAGACCCTTAGGATAGATGTATTGGACCCAGAAGAACTCAAGTCAGAATCAGCCAAAGAG CCCCCAGGATACAATTCTTTGCCATTGAAATTGCTCGGAACCGGGAAGGCTATAACAAAGCTGTTTATATCAGTGTTCAGgacaaagaaggagagaaaggagtcaacaatggagaagaaaaaagagctGACAGTGGAGAAGAAGAGAACACCAAGaatggaggagagaaaggagctgatagtggagaagaaaaagagggaggaatCAACAGAGAAGACAAAACTgacaaaggaggagaaaaagggaaagaagctGACAAAGAAATCAACAAAAGTGGTGAAAAAGCTATGTAAGGTATACAGGGAACAGCACTCTAGAAGCTATGACTCAATTGAGACTACAAGTACCACGGTGCTACTTGCATAG
- the PBDC1 gene encoding protein PBDC1 isoform X2, protein MAATSGTDEPVSGELMSVAHALSLPAESYGNDPDIEMAWAMRAMQHAEVYYKLISSVDPQFLKLTKVDDQIYSEFRKNFETLRIDVLDPEELKSESAKEKWRPFCLKFNGIVEDFNYGTLLRLDCSQGYTEENTIFAPRIQFFAIEIARNREGYNKAVYISVQDKEGEKGVNNGEEKRADSGEEENTKNGGEKGADSGEEKEGGINREDKTDKGGEKGKEADKEINKSGEKAM, encoded by the exons ATGGCGGCCACCAGTGGAACTGATGAACCG GTTTCCGGGGAGTTGATGTCTGTGGCACATGCGCTTTCTCTCCCAGCAGAGTCGTATGGCAACGAT CCTGACATTGAGATGGCTTGGGCCATGAGAGCAATGCAGCATGCTGAAGTCTATTACAAG CTGATTTCATCAGTTGACCCACAGTTCTTGAAACTCACCAAAGTGGATGACCAAATTTACTCTGAGTTCCGGAAAAATTTTGAGACCCTTAGGATAGATGTATTGGACCCAGAAGAACTCAAGTCAGAATCAGCCAAAGAG AAGTGGAGGCCATTCTGCTTGAAGTTTAATGGGATTGTTGAAGACTTCAACTATGGTACTTTGCTGCGACTAGATTGTTCTCAGGGCTACACTGAGGAAAACACCATCTTTG CCCCCAGGATACAATTCTTTGCCATTGAAATTGCTCGGAACCGGGAAGGCTATAACAAAGCTGTTTATATCAGTGTTCAGgacaaagaaggagagaaaggagtcaacaatggagaagaaaaaagagctGACAGTGGAGAAGAAGAGAACACCAAGaatggaggagagaaaggagctgatagtggagaagaaaaagagggaggaatCAACAGAGAAGACAAAACTgacaaaggaggagaaaaagggaaagaagctGACAAAGAAATCAACAAAAGTGGTGAAAAAGCTATGTAA